Proteins co-encoded in one Sulfurimonas sp. HSL1-2 genomic window:
- the pgsA gene encoding CDP-diacylglycerol--glycerol-3-phosphate 3-phosphatidyltransferase, producing MFNLPNSLALSRIIIAPLMFWIILNPETFTDRGIDITWNYYVASLLFVLASATDFFDGYIARELDQITMTGKILDPLADKMLILAAFLGLMMTDAASPWAIYIIIVRELFITGLRTVSISEGIDIAASWAGKVKTVAQMFAVGFLLMHWPGGDILLWIAVVLTVYSGAEYVVGFARTYARHHAA from the coding sequence ATGTTTAACCTGCCCAACTCCCTGGCACTGTCGCGCATCATCATCGCGCCGCTGATGTTCTGGATCATCCTGAACCCGGAGACCTTTACGGACCGGGGGATCGATATCACCTGGAACTACTATGTTGCGTCCCTCCTTTTCGTCCTCGCCAGCGCCACGGACTTCTTTGACGGCTACATTGCACGCGAGCTCGACCAGATCACCATGACGGGCAAGATCCTCGACCCGCTGGCGGACAAGATGCTTATTCTCGCTGCCTTCCTGGGGCTGATGATGACCGATGCCGCCTCGCCGTGGGCCATCTATATTATTATCGTCAGGGAACTCTTCATCACCGGGCTGCGCACCGTCTCCATCTCCGAGGGGATCGACATTGCCGCCTCCTGGGCCGGCAAGGTCAAGACGGTCGCGCAGATGTTCGCCGTCGGCTTCCTGCTGATGCACTGGCCCGGCGGGGACATCCTGCTCTGGATCGCCGTCGTCCTCACCGTCTACTCCGGGGCCGAATACGTCGTCGGCTTCGCCCGCACCTACGCAAGGCACCACGCGGCATGA
- a CDS encoding enoyl-ACP reductase, with the protein MSEMKGKTLVITGATKGIGKAIAEKFAANGVNIAFTYNSNEAVANELAASWEAEYGIKARAYALNILEPDEFKPLFLKIDEDFDRIDFFVSNAMIYGRPVVGGYGKFMRLKPRGLNNIYTATVNAFVMGTQEAAKRMEKIGGGAVVTMSSTGNLVYIENYAGHGTNKAAVEAMSRYAAVELGEMNIRVNAVSGGPIDTDALKAFTNYEEVKAETVRRSAIGRMGQPEDIAGAVYFLCTEEASWITGQTIVVDGGTTFK; encoded by the coding sequence ATGTCAGAGATGAAAGGCAAAACACTGGTCATCACCGGGGCAACCAAGGGGATCGGAAAAGCGATCGCCGAGAAGTTTGCCGCCAACGGCGTCAATATCGCCTTTACCTATAACAGCAACGAAGCCGTCGCAAACGAGCTGGCGGCCTCCTGGGAAGCTGAATACGGTATCAAGGCGCGCGCCTATGCGCTGAACATTCTCGAACCCGACGAGTTCAAGCCCCTCTTCCTCAAGATCGACGAGGATTTCGACCGTATTGACTTTTTTGTCTCCAACGCCATGATCTACGGCCGCCCGGTCGTCGGCGGCTACGGCAAGTTCATGCGCCTCAAGCCCCGCGGTCTGAACAACATCTACACCGCGACGGTCAACGCCTTCGTCATGGGCACCCAGGAAGCGGCAAAGCGGATGGAAAAGATCGGCGGCGGTGCCGTCGTCACGATGTCCAGTACCGGGAACCTCGTCTACATCGAGAACTATGCCGGCCACGGCACGAACAAGGCTGCCGTCGAGGCGATGAGCCGCTACGCCGCCGTGGAGCTGGGTGAAATGAACATCCGTGTCAATGCCGTCTCCGGCGGCCCCATCGACACCGACGCCCTCAAAGCCTTCACCAACTACGAAGAGGTCAAGGCAGAGACGGTCAGACGCTCCGCGATCGGCCGTATGGGACAGCCCGAAGATATCGCCGGCGCCGTCTACTTCCTCTGTACGGAAGAGGCAAGCTGGATTACCGGCCAGACCATTGTCGTCGACGGCGGGACGACCTTTAAATAA
- the dapA gene encoding 4-hydroxy-tetrahydrodipicolinate synthase — protein sequence MNIITGSSTALITPFKNGKLDEQSYAALIQRQIDNGIDAVCPVGTTGESATLTPDEDIRCMEIAVEVCKGTQTKVLAGAGSNATAEAITTAIRARECGVDAIFSVAPYYNKPSQEGLYQHYKAIAEAVPELPFMLYNVPGRTMSDISADTVIRLFDDLPNIFGIKEATGSLERTVDLLSRRPELKVFSGDDAIDYPILAAGGAGITSVTANLLPDMKSALVRSALEGDYATARALNEQLLPINQVLFCEANPIPIKAAMYIAGLIDTLEYRLPLVPPSAANMKRIEEVMKNYTIVGVN from the coding sequence ATGAACATTATCACCGGTTCAAGTACCGCGCTGATCACCCCGTTCAAAAACGGCAAACTCGACGAACAGTCCTACGCGGCGCTGATCCAGCGGCAGATCGACAACGGGATCGATGCCGTCTGTCCCGTCGGCACGACCGGGGAGAGTGCGACGCTGACACCGGACGAAGATATCCGCTGTATGGAGATCGCCGTCGAAGTCTGCAAGGGGACACAGACCAAAGTCCTCGCCGGCGCCGGCAGCAACGCCACGGCCGAAGCCATCACCACAGCCATCCGTGCCCGGGAGTGCGGCGTCGACGCGATCTTCTCCGTCGCGCCTTACTACAACAAACCCTCCCAGGAGGGACTGTACCAGCACTACAAGGCGATCGCCGAAGCCGTTCCGGAACTGCCGTTCATGCTCTACAACGTCCCGGGACGCACCATGTCCGACATCTCCGCGGACACCGTCATCCGACTCTTTGACGACCTGCCGAACATCTTCGGCATCAAAGAGGCCACCGGCAGCCTGGAGCGCACCGTCGACCTGCTTTCACGCCGTCCGGAGCTCAAGGTCTTCAGCGGCGACGACGCCATCGACTACCCCATCCTCGCCGCCGGCGGTGCGGGGATCACCTCGGTCACGGCAAACCTGCTGCCCGATATGAAAAGTGCCCTCGTCCGCAGTGCGCTCGAAGGCGATTACGCCACGGCGCGCGCCCTCAACGAGCAGCTGCTGCCGATCAACCAGGTCCTCTTCTGCGAGGCCAACCCCATCCCGATCAAGGCGGCCATGTATATCGCCGGGCTCATCGACACCCTCGAATACCGCCTGCCGCTCGTTCCGCCGTCGGCGGCGAATATGAAGCGCATCGAAGAAGTCATGAAAAACTATACCATCGTAGGAGTCAACTAA
- a CDS encoding pitrilysin family protein, with protein MANSLPPYETQTLENGMQVVVIPMHNGTGVISTDVFYKVGSRNEVMGKSGIAHMLEHMNFKSSEHLKAGQFDEEVKSVGGVNNASTGFDYTHYFIKSSTGNAEKSISLFAELMANLSLKDEEFQPERDVVAEERRWRTDNNPLGYLYFRLFNNAYLYHPYHWTPIGFMNDIQTWTIDDIRNFHATYYQPGNAILIVTGDIEPETVFALAKKHFGPVKNSRDIPKVLAKEPVQDGAKRVFIEKESEVEMIAIVYHIPDFRHPDQPALSAISEMLSSGKSSRLYSELVDKKRLVNQIYAYNMENIDPGVFIFLAACNPGVKAETVEAELQAQINRIKAEPVSKAELEKVKINTRADFIFSLESASSVADLFGGYLARGDLKPLETYEENIAALTAEQIRKTAQTYFDDKHSTTIILRKADQ; from the coding sequence ATGGCAAATTCACTGCCGCCTTATGAAACGCAGACACTGGAAAACGGGATGCAGGTCGTTGTCATCCCGATGCACAACGGCACGGGGGTCATCTCGACCGATGTCTTTTACAAAGTGGGAAGCCGCAACGAAGTAATGGGCAAAAGCGGCATCGCGCACATGCTCGAACACATGAACTTCAAATCCTCCGAGCACCTCAAAGCGGGCCAGTTCGACGAAGAGGTCAAGAGCGTCGGCGGCGTCAACAACGCCTCCACCGGCTTCGACTACACCCACTACTTCATCAAAAGCTCCACGGGGAATGCGGAAAAATCCATCTCCCTTTTCGCGGAGCTGATGGCCAACCTCAGCCTCAAGGACGAGGAGTTCCAGCCCGAGCGTGACGTCGTCGCCGAAGAGCGCCGCTGGCGCACGGACAACAACCCCCTGGGCTACCTCTATTTCCGGCTCTTCAACAACGCCTACCTCTACCACCCCTACCACTGGACGCCGATCGGCTTCATGAACGACATCCAGACCTGGACCATCGACGATATCCGCAACTTCCATGCGACCTACTACCAGCCGGGCAACGCTATTCTCATCGTCACGGGCGACATCGAGCCAGAGACCGTTTTCGCCCTCGCGAAGAAGCACTTCGGACCGGTCAAGAACAGCCGCGACATCCCCAAGGTCCTGGCGAAAGAGCCGGTACAGGACGGCGCCAAGCGCGTCTTCATCGAAAAAGAGAGCGAAGTGGAGATGATCGCGATCGTCTACCACATTCCCGACTTCCGCCACCCGGACCAGCCGGCCCTCTCCGCCATCTCCGAGATGCTGAGCTCCGGCAAGAGCAGCCGGCTCTACAGCGAGCTCGTCGACAAAAAACGCCTGGTCAACCAGATCTACGCCTACAACATGGAAAATATCGACCCGGGCGTCTTCATCTTCCTGGCGGCGTGCAACCCGGGCGTCAAGGCCGAAACCGTCGAGGCGGAGCTGCAGGCGCAGATCAACCGTATCAAGGCCGAGCCCGTCTCCAAGGCGGAGCTTGAAAAGGTCAAGATCAACACAAGAGCCGACTTCATCTTCTCCCTGGAGAGCGCCAGCTCCGTCGCCGACCTCTTCGGCGGCTACCTCGCCCGCGGCGACCTGAAACCGCTGGAGACCTACGAGGAGAACATCGCGGCGCTGACGGCCGAGCAGATCCGGAAGACGGCACAGACCTATTTTGACGACAAACACTCTACGACCATCATTTTGAGAAAGGCAGACCAATGA
- a CDS encoding quinone-dependent dihydroorotate dehydrogenase translates to MIAYESLKPWLFKLQPETAHHVVATLLRMANVCPSLFNRWLEKHFVADPILNQELFGRTFPNPVGLGAGFDKNATMIRGIQALGFGYTEIGTVTPQPQPGNPKPRMFRHVEEETIQNAMGFNNEGMYKVQQRLKARYPFTTPIGVNIGKNKVTPEQDAISDYTQLIRGLHDLGDYLVINISSPNTPGLRDLQNETFIAELFAEAKALTDKPILLKIAPDMTPEQAVALATLAVEKGADGIIATNTTVDYSLVAHPKEIGGLSGKVLKEKSFTIFEAVAKELFGKTVLISVGGIDSAEEAYRRIKAGASLVQVYSALIFKGPELIGEINRGLVDLLKRDGYSNITEAIGADRR, encoded by the coding sequence ATGATCGCTTACGAATCCCTCAAACCGTGGCTTTTCAAACTGCAGCCGGAGACGGCCCACCACGTCGTGGCAACCCTGCTGCGCATGGCCAACGTCTGCCCTTCGCTCTTCAACCGCTGGCTGGAAAAGCACTTTGTCGCCGACCCGATCCTGAACCAGGAGCTGTTCGGGCGTACCTTCCCCAACCCCGTCGGCCTGGGCGCGGGCTTCGACAAGAATGCGACGATGATCCGCGGCATCCAGGCGCTCGGGTTCGGCTACACCGAGATCGGCACCGTCACGCCCCAGCCGCAGCCGGGCAATCCGAAACCTCGGATGTTCCGCCACGTGGAGGAAGAGACGATCCAGAACGCCATGGGCTTCAACAACGAGGGGATGTACAAAGTGCAGCAGCGTCTGAAAGCGCGCTACCCCTTCACGACCCCCATCGGCGTCAACATCGGCAAGAACAAGGTCACGCCCGAGCAGGACGCGATCAGCGACTACACCCAGCTCATCCGCGGCCTGCACGACCTGGGGGACTACCTCGTCATCAATATCTCGTCGCCGAACACCCCGGGCCTGCGCGACCTGCAGAACGAAACCTTCATCGCCGAACTCTTCGCCGAGGCCAAGGCGCTCACCGACAAGCCGATCCTGCTCAAGATCGCCCCGGACATGACCCCCGAACAGGCCGTGGCGCTGGCGACCCTGGCCGTCGAAAAAGGGGCCGACGGGATTATCGCGACCAATACGACCGTCGACTACTCCCTGGTCGCCCACCCCAAAGAAATCGGCGGGCTCTCCGGCAAAGTCTTAAAGGAGAAGAGTTTCACGATCTTCGAAGCCGTGGCGAAGGAACTCTTCGGTAAAACGGTGCTCATTTCCGTCGGGGGGATCGACAGCGCCGAAGAGGCCTACCGCCGTATCAAGGCGGGTGCCTCCCTCGTCCAGGTCTATTCGGCCCTGATCTTCAAAGGACCAGAGCTCATCGGTGAGATCAACCGCGGGCTCGTCGACCTGCTGAAGCGCGACGGTTACAGCAATATCACCGAGGCTATCGGAGCCGACAGACGATGA
- the mgtE gene encoding magnesium transporter, with translation MKPKIKKHVDLIHAVAGGHERFNPTDMAKSLVKLHAYDIGLFFSNLSKLSHQHLGEVLLELPAEAFAAAAERLPPHRLARAAEAIESDEATDLIQDIRQLDATLAERILSLMAHEERREVLELSKYEEDQAGAYMEREFLAAHPEDTVGDVKTLIRLFRQNEPAAPIIKLFVTNAEGLLLGTLHFTDLILFDDTTTIGEILQRGDRKAPLSIRPASPIADVVRLFEEYDLNIIAVVNSEGKLIGRIVYDDIYDMIRQIETDQAYGLAGVDDEAEESSVSRAAHQRLIWLLFNLVAILAASAVINLFDATIASYIALAALLPVIAALGGNAGMQALTVTIRKIALGEIEYEGVSAAVRREALIVLANGLSVAVVAALVVYLWFGDLRLGTIVAAALFSNLLVAGTAGTLIPLGLHRLGIDPALASSIFLTTTTDVFGFFIFLFLAQTFLL, from the coding sequence ATGAAGCCGAAGATCAAAAAGCATGTCGACCTTATCCATGCCGTTGCCGGGGGGCACGAACGGTTCAACCCCACCGACATGGCCAAAAGCCTCGTCAAGCTGCATGCCTACGACATCGGGCTCTTCTTTTCGAATCTGAGCAAACTCAGCCATCAGCACCTGGGTGAAGTGCTGCTCGAACTCCCCGCCGAAGCCTTCGCTGCCGCCGCCGAACGCCTCCCGCCGCACCGGCTCGCCCGGGCCGCCGAAGCGATCGAGAGTGACGAGGCGACCGACCTCATCCAGGATATCCGCCAGCTCGATGCCACGCTGGCCGAACGGATCCTTTCGCTGATGGCCCATGAGGAGCGGCGGGAGGTCCTGGAACTCTCCAAGTACGAAGAGGACCAGGCGGGTGCCTACATGGAGCGCGAATTCCTGGCCGCCCACCCCGAAGACACCGTCGGCGACGTCAAAACGCTCATCCGTCTTTTCCGCCAGAACGAACCGGCCGCACCGATCATCAAGCTCTTTGTCACCAATGCGGAGGGGCTGCTGCTCGGGACCCTGCACTTCACCGACCTCATCCTCTTTGACGACACGACGACCATCGGGGAGATCCTGCAGCGCGGCGACCGCAAAGCTCCCCTCTCCATCCGTCCCGCCTCGCCGATTGCGGATGTCGTCCGTCTTTTCGAGGAGTACGACCTCAACATCATCGCCGTCGTCAACAGCGAAGGCAAACTGATCGGCCGGATCGTGTACGACGACATCTACGACATGATCCGCCAGATCGAAACGGACCAGGCCTACGGTCTGGCCGGGGTCGACGACGAGGCCGAAGAGAGTTCCGTCTCCCGCGCGGCGCACCAGCGGCTGATCTGGCTGCTGTTCAACCTCGTTGCCATCCTCGCGGCCTCCGCCGTCATCAACCTCTTTGATGCGACAATAGCCTCTTACATCGCCCTTGCCGCCCTGCTGCCCGTTATCGCCGCCCTCGGCGGCAATGCCGGAATGCAGGCGCTGACCGTCACCATCCGCAAGATCGCCCTGGGGGAGATCGAGTATGAGGGGGTCTCCGCCGCCGTGCGACGGGAGGCGCTCATCGTCCTCGCCAACGGGCTCTCCGTTGCCGTCGTCGCCGCGCTCGTGGTCTACCTCTGGTTCGGCGATCTCCGCCTGGGCACCATCGTCGCAGCGGCCCTCTTCTCCAACCTGCTTGTCGCCGGGACGGCCGGGACCCTCATCCCCCTGGGACTGCATAGACTGGGGATCGACCCTGCCCTGGCTTCATCGATTTTCCTGACGACGACAACCGATGTTTTCGGCTTTTTTATCTTCCTGTTCCTGGCACAAACCTTCCTGCTTTAA
- a CDS encoding inorganic phosphate transporter — MPHASKENLFFATLLGAATLWFVIWGMDYTYQHHTLTFLLATLFMIFMAFNIGGNDVANSFGTSVGAGTLSMKQALIVAGIFEVSGAMIAGGQVTDTIRKGIVDLGGIDVSPMEFVYIMMSALLAAAGWLLIATRKGWPVSTTHSIVGGIVGSSIALGIVIDGADTALGMVHWHKIGLIASSWVISPLLGGLLAYLLYGAIKKFILGYNERAAEKLKALKQEKRALRREYEQQYMAMAPEARMAEDLKVVEDSEAEHEDDFCSADIESIYYKKMYAHRKRKEEIKAYHALQNWVPLIAAFGSMIITGMVIFKGLKHIELDFSTLNKYLIMFMIAALVWMAVFIYAKTIRGKNLEKSTFLLFSWLQVFTASGFAFSHGSNDIANAIGPFAAVLDVLRSGSVAGQAAVPPLAMLTAGIAMVGGLWFVGRFVIQTVGHDLTTMHPASGFAAELSASAVILLATTFGIPVSSTHILIGAVLGIGIVNRQTNWAMMKPIGLAWVITLPVAALLSALVYVVLRNVL; from the coding sequence ATGCCGCACGCATCGAAAGAGAACCTCTTTTTTGCCACCCTTCTGGGCGCCGCCACCCTCTGGTTCGTCATCTGGGGGATGGACTATACCTACCAACACCATACGCTGACGTTTCTGCTCGCGACCCTCTTTATGATCTTTATGGCGTTCAATATCGGCGGGAACGATGTCGCCAACTCGTTCGGGACCAGTGTCGGCGCCGGCACGCTGTCGATGAAACAGGCGCTGATCGTCGCGGGGATTTTCGAAGTAAGCGGCGCGATGATCGCCGGGGGGCAGGTCACCGACACGATCCGCAAGGGGATCGTCGACCTGGGCGGGATCGATGTCTCGCCGATGGAGTTCGTCTATATCATGATGTCGGCGCTGCTCGCGGCGGCGGGGTGGCTGCTGATCGCGACGCGGAAGGGGTGGCCCGTTTCGACGACCCATTCCATCGTCGGCGGGATCGTCGGCAGCTCCATCGCGCTGGGGATCGTCATCGACGGCGCGGATACGGCGCTTGGCATGGTACACTGGCACAAGATCGGCCTGATCGCGTCGTCGTGGGTGATCTCGCCGCTGCTCGGCGGCCTGCTCGCCTACCTGCTCTACGGCGCAATCAAAAAATTCATTCTCGGCTATAACGAGCGGGCGGCGGAGAAGCTCAAAGCGCTCAAACAGGAGAAGAGAGCACTACGCCGTGAGTATGAGCAGCAGTACATGGCGATGGCACCGGAAGCGCGGATGGCCGAGGATCTGAAGGTCGTCGAGGATTCCGAGGCGGAGCATGAGGATGACTTCTGCAGTGCGGACATCGAATCGATCTACTACAAGAAGATGTATGCGCACCGAAAGCGCAAAGAGGAGATCAAAGCCTATCACGCCCTCCAGAACTGGGTACCGCTGATCGCCGCCTTCGGTTCCATGATCATTACCGGCATGGTCATCTTCAAAGGCCTCAAACACATTGAGCTCGATTTTTCCACTCTCAACAAGTACCTGATCATGTTCATGATCGCGGCCCTGGTCTGGATGGCGGTCTTCATCTATGCCAAAACGATCAGGGGAAAAAACCTGGAAAAGTCCACCTTCCTGCTTTTCAGCTGGCTGCAGGTCTTTACGGCGTCGGGGTTTGCCTTCAGCCACGGGTCCAATGACATCGCCAACGCCATCGGGCCTTTTGCGGCGGTTTTGGATGTTCTGCGTTCGGGTTCGGTGGCCGGGCAGGCGGCCGTCCCGCCGCTGGCGATGCTGACGGCGGGGATCGCCATGGTGGGCGGGCTCTGGTTTGTCGGGCGCTTTGTCATCCAGACTGTCGGGCATGATCTGACCACAATGCACCCCGCATCGGGCTTTGCCGCCGAACTCAGTGCGAGTGCCGTCATCCTGTTGGCGACGACCTTCGGGATCCCGGTATCGAGTACGCATATCCTGATCGGTGCGGTTTTGGGCATTGGCATCGTCAATCGGCAGACGAACTGGGCAATGATGAAGCCTATCGGCCTGGCGTGGGTCATAACGCTTCCCGTTGCGGCGCTGCTTTCAGCCCTGGTTTATGTTGTTCTGCGCAATGTATTGTAG
- a CDS encoding PAS domain-containing protein, with protein MSGSVKDRIDLDPKKYIVSKTDPKGIIEYGNDYFVEISGYKESELIGHPHNMIRHPDMPKVIFKMMWDRIKSKHNILAVVKNRAKDGRHYWVITDFEPKTDKITNEIVNYTAYRKAAPDNVINAIEPIYKKLVEIENESGIEGSEKYLRGYLEEKGKSYDEFINDLVGNKGLFKIFFTTMKKLFG; from the coding sequence ATGTCAGGTTCTGTTAAAGATCGTATAGATCTGGACCCAAAAAAATATATTGTCAGTAAAACAGATCCCAAGGGGATCATCGAATACGGCAATGATTATTTTGTTGAAATTTCTGGTTACAAAGAGAGCGAGCTGATCGGGCATCCGCACAACATGATCCGTCATCCTGATATGCCGAAGGTCATCTTCAAAATGATGTGGGACCGTATCAAAAGTAAGCACAACATTTTAGCCGTTGTTAAAAACCGTGCCAAAGACGGCCGTCACTACTGGGTCATTACCGATTTCGAGCCGAAAACGGACAAGATCACCAACGAGATCGTCAACTACACCGCTTACCGCAAAGCAGCACCTGACAACGTCATCAACGCCATCGAACCGATCTATAAGAAACTGGTCGAAATCGAGAACGAGAGCGGCATCGAAGGCTCGGAAAAATACCTGCGCGGCTACCTCGAAGAGAAAGGGAAAAGCTACGACGAATTTATCAATGACCTGGTCGGGAACAAAGGCCTCTTCAAAATCTTCTTTACGACGATGAAAAAACTTTTCGGGTAA
- the cysS gene encoding cysteine--tRNA ligase, producing the protein MHIFDSVTKTKRRFEPLIPGKVSLYVCGPTVYDDAHLGHAKSALVFDLLRRVLEAEGYDVTYARNITDIDDKIINKSREAGISITELTDTYTEAYHRDMSALGVQRPTLEPKATESLEAMFDLIQKLLDTGHAYQTSNGDVYFDTGSDNGYLSISNRRQDEADTQQRVESFGEKRHPADFALWKGVQGDAVAFDSPFGKGRPGWHTECSAMIEKHLSTHMEYAIDIHGGGADLLFPHHENEAAQTRCATGHELARYWMHNGFVTVGGEKMSKSLGNSFFIKDALKAYSGEVLRFFLLGTHYRSDFNFNEEDLLAAKKRLDRLYRLKKRLFGMKAVEEKTPFQAALLEALGDDLNISKALALLDEMMAAANEGLDANPKDKGFKRKVLADLAYVESLLGFGTMNPYAYFQHGIDEETKAKIEGLIAARNEAKQAKDFERSDALRSEITALGVQLMDTPQGTFWEKTE; encoded by the coding sequence ATGCATATATTTGACAGTGTCACCAAGACCAAACGCCGCTTCGAGCCGCTGATCCCGGGCAAAGTATCGCTCTATGTCTGCGGACCGACCGTCTACGACGACGCCCACCTGGGCCACGCCAAGAGCGCCCTCGTCTTCGACCTGCTGCGCCGCGTGCTTGAAGCCGAAGGCTACGATGTCACCTATGCCCGCAACATCACCGACATCGACGACAAGATCATCAACAAATCCCGCGAAGCGGGCATCTCCATCACGGAACTGACCGACACCTATACCGAGGCCTACCACCGCGATATGAGCGCGCTGGGCGTACAGCGCCCCACCCTGGAACCCAAGGCGACCGAATCCCTCGAGGCGATGTTCGACCTCATCCAGAAACTGCTCGACACCGGCCACGCCTACCAGACGAGCAATGGCGACGTCTATTTCGATACGGGGAGCGACAACGGGTATCTCAGCATCTCCAACCGCCGCCAGGACGAGGCCGATACCCAGCAGCGCGTCGAGAGCTTCGGTGAGAAACGCCATCCGGCGGATTTCGCGCTGTGGAAAGGGGTGCAGGGCGATGCCGTCGCCTTCGATTCGCCTTTCGGCAAGGGGCGCCCGGGGTGGCACACCGAGTGCTCGGCGATGATCGAAAAACACCTCAGCACCCACATGGAGTACGCCATTGACATCCACGGCGGCGGGGCCGACCTGCTCTTCCCCCACCACGAGAACGAGGCGGCACAGACCCGCTGCGCCACGGGACACGAACTGGCACGCTACTGGATGCACAACGGCTTTGTCACCGTGGGCGGCGAGAAGATGAGCAAAAGCCTCGGCAACAGCTTCTTCATCAAGGATGCGCTGAAGGCTTACAGCGGCGAAGTGCTCCGCTTCTTCCTGCTCGGCACCCACTACCGCAGCGACTTCAATTTCAACGAAGAGGACCTGCTGGCCGCAAAAAAACGGCTCGACCGTCTCTACCGCCTGAAAAAACGCCTCTTCGGCATGAAAGCGGTCGAGGAGAAGACCCCGTTCCAGGCGGCACTGCTCGAAGCGCTGGGGGATGACCTGAACATCTCAAAAGCCCTGGCGCTGCTCGATGAGATGATGGCCGCGGCCAACGAGGGGCTCGACGCCAACCCGAAAGACAAAGGCTTCAAACGCAAAGTGCTGGCCGACCTCGCCTATGTCGAATCGCTGCTCGGTTTCGGGACGATGAACCCCTACGCGTATTTCCAGCACGGGATCGATGAGGAGACGAAAGCAAAAATCGAGGGGCTGATCGCGGCACGCAACGAAGCCAAGCAGGCAAAGGACTTTGAACGTTCTGACGCGCTGCGCAGCGAGATCACTGCCCTGGGGGTTCAGCTGATGGACACCCCGCAGGGGACCTTCTGGGAAAAAACGGAATAA